DNA from Streptococcus parasuis:
GAGCTATTTGCCTGCTGTCGCCTCAGTTGGAAGAAGAATTCACCTGCCCTCGCAGTGTCTATCTCCGTAAGGTTGACCAAGACTTGTGGCTACGTGCAGCTCGCTTTGATGACGAGTATGCCTTTCCCTTAACAACACTTTTTGCATTTGTAACGAAAAATGCGAATGAATACTATGAATAAAAAGAAGAAATGATGAAGGAGTTCTTATGAAAATCCGTGGATTCGAACTGGTCAGCCAGTTTACAGATGAAAACTTATTGCCAAAACGTGAGACAGCCCACGCAGCAGGTTACGACCTGAAGGCTGCGGAGAGGGTTAGCTTGGAGCCAGGTGAGATTAAGCTGGTGCCGACAGGTGTCAAGGCCTATATGCAGGCCGATGAGGTCCTCTATCTCTACGACCGCTCGTCCAATCCTCGCAAGAAGGGCTTGGTTTTGATCAACTCGGTTGGGGTCATCGACGGCGACTACTACGGCAACCCAGCCAACGAAGGTCATATCTTTGCTCAGATGCGAAATATCACAGAAGAAACCGTTGTGGTGGAAGCCGGCGAGCGGATCGTACAGGCTGTTTTTGTACCCTTCCTCTTGGCTGACGGCGACCAGGCCGACGGCGTTCGGACGGGCGGCTTTGGCTCAACGGGGAAATAGACTACGATGCAGATTCTCTTTGTGCGGCATTCCGAGCCCGACTACAGTGTGTTTGACCAGCATGACAACCCTCGGCTGTACGCAGGTTTTGGACGGGATCTGGCTCCCCTGACTGAAAAGGGGAGGGCTTTGGCCCAGGAAGTTGCCAGCTGTCCTGTTTTTGCTCAGGCTCAGGTGGTTATCGCTTCAAGCGTCACGCGGGCCTTGGAGACTGCAACTTACATTGCTCATGCTCAGCAACTACCTCTTCTGGTCGAGCCCTTTTTTCATGAGTGGCGACCAGACCTGATGGGGAAAAATGCCAGTCAAGATGAGGCTGTCTTAGCTCATCGATTATTTTTGGAAAATAGCGGAGCGGTGCCTGAGTCTTCACCTGTTCGCTATGAGACTGCTGCGGAGATGAGAGAGCGATTTTTACAGGCCCTTGAAAAATACAAAGCCTATGACCGAATCGTTATCGTCTGTCACGGTATGCTGATACGCCAGTTTGTTCCCAAAGAAACCATAGCTTACTGCGAAATCCTAGAATACACTCTATAGGAGGAAATCATCATCGCTAAGAAAAAAACAACCTTTGTCTGTCAATCCTGCGAGTACCACTCGCCCAAGTATCTGGGCCGTTGTCCAAACTGTGGCTCCTGGTCTAGCTTTGTCGAGGAAGTGGAAGTCACTGAAGTCAAGAACGAGCGGGTCAGCCTGACAGGTGAGAAGACCCGTCCCATGAAGCTCAATGAAGTTTCCTCCATTCAAGTGGCTCGCACCAAGACCAACATGGAGGAGTTCAACCGGGTCCTCGGTGGCGGTGTGGTCCCAGGCAGTCTGGTCCTGATTGGAGGCGATCCAGGAATCGGGAAATCCACCCTGCTTTTACAGGTATCTACCCAGCTTTCTACTATTGGCACGGTCCTCTATGTGTCGGGGGAAGAATCTGCCCAGCAGATTAAGTTGCGGGCGGAGCGTCTGGGCGACATCGATAGCGAGTTCTATCTCTATGCGGAGACCAATATGCAGAGCATTCGGACCGAGATTGAGAAGATAAAACCAGATTTCCTGATTATCGACTCTATCCAGACCATTATGAGCCCTGACATCTCCAGCGTGCAAGGCTCTGTCAGTCAGGTCCGTGAAGTGACCAATGAACTCATGCAGATTGCCAAGACCAACAACATCGCAACCTTTATCGTCGGTCACATGACCAAGGAAGGAACCCTGGCTGGACCGCGGACCTTGGAGCATATGGTGGACACCGTTCTCTATTTTGAGGGCGAGCGGCAGCACACCTTCCGTATCTTGCGGGCGGTCAAAAACCGTTTTGGCTCCACCAACGAAATCGGCATTTTTGAAATGCAGTCGCAGGGTTTGGTCGAAGTCCTCAATCCAAGCGAAGTCTTTCTGGAAGAGCGTCTGGACGGGGCGACTGGCTCTGCGATTGTCGTGACCATGGAGGGCACCCGCCCTATCCTTGCTGAAGTGCAGGCCCTGGTGACGCCGACCATGTTTGGCAATGCCAAGCGGACCACGACAGGATTGGACTTCAACCGTGCCAGCTTGATTATGGCGGTTTTGGAAAAACGGGCAGGCCTGCTCCTCCAAAACCAAGATGCCTACCTTAAGTCAGCTGGTGGTGTTAAACTGGATGAGCCAGCTATTGACCTAGCGGTCGCAGTTGCCCTTGCCTCCAGTTACAAGGATAAGCCAACCAACCCACAAGAGTGCTTTATAGGCGAGATTGGTCTGACAGGTGAAATCCGCCGTGTCAATCGGATTGAACAACGGATTAACGAAGCCGCTAAATTGGGCTTTACCAAAGTCTATGCTCCTAAAAATTCCCTGACCGGTATCAAGGTGCCCAAGGAAATCACGGTTATCGGCGTGACAACAATTGGCGAAGTCTTGCAAAAAGTGTTTAACTAATAAAAATATTCGGGAGTAACAGATTGTTGCTCCTTTTTTTGCGACAAATACAAAAGAATGTGTTAAGCTAGAAGTAGTTATTGTCTGAAAATTTTAGAAATTCTCATCGATATAGGAGGAATTATGTCATATTTTGAACATTTTATGCAAGCTAATAAAGCGTATGTTGATTTACATGGAGATTATCACTTACCATTGCGTCCCAAGACTAGGGTGGCCATTGTAACTTGTATGGATTCACGTTTGCACGTAGCGCAGGCACTTGGTTTGGCACTAGGGGACGCGCACATTCTGCGGAATGCGGGTGGGCGAGTGACGGATGACATGATTCGTTCTTTAGTCATTTCCCAGCAACAAATGGGGACGCGTGAGATTGTCGTACTACATCATACGGATTGTGGAGCTCAGACCTTTACGAATGAAGACTTTGCACGCCATATTCATAAGGAATTAGGTGTAGATGTAACCGGACAGGATTTCTTACCATTTACAGATGTAGAAGACAGCGTTCGTGAGGATATGGAATTGCTTCGCAAATCTCCACTAATTCCAGAGGATGTTGTTATCAATGGTGCTGTATATAACGTGGATACAGGTGTGATGACAGAAGTTAAATAATGCAGAGGGAATCTGGTTGCTCGGATTCCTTTTTTTGTAAAAATACTTGACACTTCCCTTGTTTAATTGTAGAATTGTGTTATAAAAATAATACAGCCGGAGTTAAAAATGATTTGGTTTGTTTTAGCTTGTTTTTGGTTGATTATAGCTATCTTGTGGTTAACAGGAACTTTTCGTAAAAAATAGGAGGCAACTATGTCAGACAATCGAATGAAATACACTATTGATAGTAATATGCAATTTCCTTTAGTAGAGATTGCTTTGGAAGCTGGTGAGTCAGCTTATATCCAGCAGGGAAGTATGGTTTACCACACGCCAAGCGTAACATTGAATACTAAGCTCAATGCGCGCAGTGGTTCTGGTTTTGGTAAACTCATGGGAGCTATCGGTCGTTCCATGGTATCAGGGGAATCCATGTTTATCACCCAAGCAGTTTCGAATAGCAATGACGGAAAAATAGCTTTGGCTCCTTCTACTCCTGGACAGGTCATTGCCTTAGAACTTGGAGCTCAACAATATCGCCTAAATGATGGTGCATTTCTTGCTCTTGATGGTTCTGCTCAGTATAAGATGGAACGTCAAGGTGTAGGTAAAGCTTTCTTTGGTGGTCAGGGCGGTCTCTTTGTTATGACTACTGAGGGTTACGGTACTCTTTTAGCAAATGCCTTTGGTTCAATTAAGAAAATTGAGTTAACAGGTGGTAGTATTACAATTGATAATGCGCATGTCGTTGCTTGGAGCCGAGAGCTAGATTACAACATCCATATGGAAAATGGTTTCTTACAATCAATTGGTACAGGTGAAGGGATTGTCAATACATTCTCCGGTTACGGTGAAATCTATGTACAAAGTTTGAATATTGAAACCTTTGCTCAAGTTATCGGTAATCATATTGTCGGTACAGGTGGCGACGGTGGTGGCGGTAGCACATCACTTCTTGATGCGATTTTTTAAGAAGTTAATACTGAAATTTCCAACATAAAAGCAAGGTCCCTCGTGTAAAGCAAGGGACTTTGCTTTATTCATTTCTACCACTTACCTTCAATTTGTAACCACTTACTGAAATTCCCTTGTATTCCCCGAATTGCCTGTTATAATAGGAGTATCAAAAGCAAAGGAGGGTTTATGAAAGTTAGGATTGAATTTGATGACAGCTTAGATCAGGTTGAAGTTATCATTAGAGCGAGTCAACTTGGACCTGAAATAGAGCAAATCCAACAAGTTTTAGGACAATTGAATCGCCCCAGCTTAGTATTTTATAAGGGAACGAGTGAATTTTTCTTAAAACTGGAAGACTTACTCTTTTTTGAAACGGATGGAAATAAGATGATTGGTCATACCAGAGATGATGCCTATGAAGTCAAGATGAAACTATATGAATTGGAAGACTGCCTTCCGGCGTATTTTTGTCGGGTTTCTAAATCAACGATTGCCAATGCTAGAGCTGTGTATTCATTGGATAAGTCTTTTTCAGGAACTAGTCGAATTTCCTTTCATAAAACCCATAAGGAAGTTCATGTGTCACGGCATTATTATCATTTGTTAAAAGAAAAATTACAAGAAGTGAGGTAGGGAGATGAAACGACTTATTATAGGATACTTGGTTATAGGTTTGGCAGTCTTAGTACTGATAAGAGATGCATTAGGCTTTAATCTATCAATGCCTTTCTGGACAACTGTTTGGTTTGTCATTACAGTAGTTACTGGATTTCATCGTCTGGTAAAATTGGATTGGCGTTCAAGTATTTTTTGCTTCGGCCTAGCATTTATCGCAGCAAATTCAGTTTATGAAT
Protein-coding regions in this window:
- a CDS encoding TIGR00266 family protein — translated: MSDNRMKYTIDSNMQFPLVEIALEAGESAYIQQGSMVYHTPSVTLNTKLNARSGSGFGKLMGAIGRSMVSGESMFITQAVSNSNDGKIALAPSTPGQVIALELGAQQYRLNDGAFLALDGSAQYKMERQGVGKAFFGGQGGLFVMTTEGYGTLLANAFGSIKKIELTGGSITIDNAHVVAWSRELDYNIHMENGFLQSIGTGEGIVNTFSGYGEIYVQSLNIETFAQVIGNHIVGTGGDGGGGSTSLLDAIF
- the radA gene encoding DNA repair protein RadA produces the protein MIIAKKKTTFVCQSCEYHSPKYLGRCPNCGSWSSFVEEVEVTEVKNERVSLTGEKTRPMKLNEVSSIQVARTKTNMEEFNRVLGGGVVPGSLVLIGGDPGIGKSTLLLQVSTQLSTIGTVLYVSGEESAQQIKLRAERLGDIDSEFYLYAETNMQSIRTEIEKIKPDFLIIDSIQTIMSPDISSVQGSVSQVREVTNELMQIAKTNNIATFIVGHMTKEGTLAGPRTLEHMVDTVLYFEGERQHTFRILRAVKNRFGSTNEIGIFEMQSQGLVEVLNPSEVFLEERLDGATGSAIVVTMEGTRPILAEVQALVTPTMFGNAKRTTTGLDFNRASLIMAVLEKRAGLLLQNQDAYLKSAGGVKLDEPAIDLAVAVALASSYKDKPTNPQECFIGEIGLTGEIRRVNRIEQRINEAAKLGFTKVYAPKNSLTGIKVPKEITVIGVTTIGEVLQKVFN
- a CDS encoding dUTP diphosphatase; translation: MKIRGFELVSQFTDENLLPKRETAHAAGYDLKAAERVSLEPGEIKLVPTGVKAYMQADEVLYLYDRSSNPRKKGLVLINSVGVIDGDYYGNPANEGHIFAQMRNITEETVVVEAGERIVQAVFVPFLLADGDQADGVRTGGFGSTGK
- a CDS encoding LytTR family DNA-binding domain-containing protein; translated protein: MKVRIEFDDSLDQVEVIIRASQLGPEIEQIQQVLGQLNRPSLVFYKGTSEFFLKLEDLLFFETDGNKMIGHTRDDAYEVKMKLYELEDCLPAYFCRVSKSTIANARAVYSLDKSFSGTSRISFHKTHKEVHVSRHYYHLLKEKLQEVR
- a CDS encoding beta-class carbonic anhydrase, which encodes MSYFEHFMQANKAYVDLHGDYHLPLRPKTRVAIVTCMDSRLHVAQALGLALGDAHILRNAGGRVTDDMIRSLVISQQQMGTREIVVLHHTDCGAQTFTNEDFARHIHKELGVDVTGQDFLPFTDVEDSVREDMELLRKSPLIPEDVVINGAVYNVDTGVMTEVK
- a CDS encoding histidine phosphatase family protein, with product MQILFVRHSEPDYSVFDQHDNPRLYAGFGRDLAPLTEKGRALAQEVASCPVFAQAQVVIASSVTRALETATYIAHAQQLPLLVEPFFHEWRPDLMGKNASQDEAVLAHRLFLENSGAVPESSPVRYETAAEMRERFLQALEKYKAYDRIVIVCHGMLIRQFVPKETIAYCEILEYTL